The Magnolia sinica isolate HGM2019 chromosome 9, MsV1, whole genome shotgun sequence sequence TTATAGGCCTGAAATTTCAGCAAAATGGGTTTTCTGTGAAGTGGAgtttgatgaacggttcagatttttgaACACAAGGCACATATGAACACAAGTAGAGAAAGTCACTCTCATCCTCACTAACTACTTTCTTTTTTacgattaaaaaataaaaataaaaataggtccTGAGGCTTTCCCAACAAATGACTATCTCCCCAGAGGTTAGTGAGTCGCTGAGTCTTTAGTGATGAGACCGAACTTTTACAATTTAATCAATTCTGGAGTAAACCATTAAGATCCTTACTTAAACAAgctttttgtaaatatttattgtAATTGATTTTAGGGGTCCTTTGGCATCCTCGATTCGGGGGGCTTTgatgggatttcaaatccccccaGCATATTTGGCACCGGAAAGTAACCGGGGTTTTAGATGTAAAGGATTTTGAATCCCCCCAAAGCAGGTTTGAAATCAAATGTATACGTgtgaattacatctaaaatcattccaaAAGTTGCATATGTAACGTGTGTCAATGAGCTACCTATTCATCAGTGCACATGGCTGACtaatgatatttcaaaacaatCAAAGTATCAATTGCATCTCTGTAATTACTTTAATAAAATAATATCTACCCTTCAAACATtacccatgtaaatcaacagttaaaaattgtTAGTTATTTGGATGTGAACCTATTCTTGTGGCCCACTCaaaacttggaatttcatcatttttaagcAAAGTATGTATTTCAACGGTCTTATTACGATAATtgcataaaatattatatttttacactaattaaatatattaaagttgatttagtaattaaattcgaaCCTTGTGAATATATTATACATAGCTACTTTTAGATAACAGGGGATTCTGAATCCAATGAGCCAAACACAATGGAAGGATTCCAAATCCAGGGATCTGAATCCAAGAgcttccaaatccacgctcccaaacagagCATCCAAACGCGGTCCCTAAAGATCAGATCCATCTGTAGCCACTAGTCAATTCTCCATAAGAGCAGGGGTAAAATAGTCTTTACAGCCCTATTTAAAAAAACCTTTTTCAACCATCCGTTGGCAAAACAGCCGTTATCATGCTTCCCTCTCTATCTTCCCTCCAACACCCTCCCTTTCAGAAGCCCCACCAAAATCAACCCAACCCTCAAATCCAACCGTCCGATCTCCTCCACAGCTTCACCACCCCATTCCAACTCAAGCAAATCCATGCCCACATCATCAAAACCAACAACTCCATCTCGACCCTCCCTCTCCAGAGAGTGGCCCACGTCTGTGGCCTGTCACGATCATCCTTTGATTACGCCCGTCAGATCATTCATTGCGTCAAAATTCCGGAGATTATTCTGTGGAATTCTTGCTTAAAGAGTCTCGCAGAAGGAGATTCCCCTGAGGATACCGTCCATCTCTTCTACAGACTGCGACAGGTCGATCTCTTGCCTGATACTTTCACCTGTTCTTTTGTACTCAAGGCCTGCTCACGTATACCGTCCCTCTCGGATGGGCGGATTGTACACGGATTTGTTGAGAAGCTTGGGTTCCGAACAGATCTGTTCTTGCAAAACACGATTATTCACATGTATGCTTGTTGTGGAGTTCTGGATGATGCACGCCtcttgtttgagaaaatgccgcagcGAGATGTTGTGAGTTGGAATATCTTGATTACACAGTTTACAAAGCAGGGGGAGATGGGGACTGCAAAGgagttgtttgatgaaatgccggAGAGGAGTGTGACCTCTTGGACTGCGATGATTGCTGGGTATGTCCAGTGTGGGAATCCTGCAGAGTCGATCCGTCTCTTTGGTGAGATGGAAGAGGCAGGCGCCAGACCGAATGAGGTAACTGTTGTAGCCGTTCTGGCAGCTTGTGCAGATCTGGGAGCATTGGACCTTGGGAAGAGGGTTCATGAGTATTCCGATCAATGTGGATTTCAAAGAAATGTGCGCATTTGTAACACTCTAATTGATATGTATATCAAATGCGGGTGTCTGGAAATCACGCAAAAAGTCTTCAACAAAATGGAAGAAAGAACGGTTGTGTCATGGTCTGCCATGATCGGAGGGCTTGCCATGCATGGAAAGGGCAAGGAGGCTCTAGAGCTCTTTTCAAAGATGAGCAGAATAGGCATTCGGCCGAACAGTGTCACCTTCATCGGACTCTTACATGCGTGCAGTCACATGGGGTTAGTAGAGGATGGGCGCCAGTATTTTGCCACCATGACTAAGGACTATGGGATAATTCCCCAGATCGAGCACTACGGATGCATGGTCGATCTCCTCAGTCGTGCAGGGCTTCTGCAGGAGGCCCATGAGTTCATTAAGAACATGGCAATCAAGCCCAATGGAGTCGTTTGGGGGGCTCTCCTTGGTGGTTGTAGAGTTCACAAGGACATCGAGATGGGTGAAGAGGTGATCGAGCATCTTCAAGAATTAGATCCACTCAATGACGGATATTATGTAGTTCTATCAAACATCTATGCAGAAGCAGGCCGATGGGAAGACGCAGCCAAAGTGAGAAGATTGATGAGAGTTCGTGGTGTGAAGAAGACACCCGGGTGGAGTTCAATAACAatagatggtgtggtccatgagTTTGTGGCTGGGGATAGCACTCATCCCCAAGCCGAGGAAATCTATGAGAAATGGGAGGAGTTGCTAGAACAGTTGAAGCTAAGAGGGTATGTTCCGGACACTTCAGTGGTCTTGCTCGACATGGATGAGAATGAAAAGGAGCATGTTCTATATCGGCATAGTGAGAAATTAGCGGTCGTTTTCGCACTAATGAACACGCCTCCAAAAACACCAATCAGAATCATGAAGAACCTTCGGGTCTGCAGCGATTGCCATGCTGCTTTGAAATTGATATCCAATATTGCAGATCGGCAGATAGTCGTCCGTGACCGGAATCGGTTCCATTGTTTCAAGGATGGTTTGTGTTCTTGTAGAGATTATTGGTagcatttcaaattttcaaattgcAAATGAAGGTATTCTTATGAAGAAGAGCTTCACCTCAAATCCACACATACGGGGACGAAATGATCTTTGCCAATAAAGCACCTGTGTGTGTCAATCGTCACCGTCCAACTCACGAGCTGCCTCTCCAAAGGGCGCAGTCCAAACATCGCACCAATTGCGATGGTGGTCATGAAAATATGAGCATTGAAGGAATGAAAGTTCAACTAATGCTGTTTGGGGGCTTATAGACGTCGAAGAGGCAGTGACCATGGATTGGATAGTTCAGATCTATGGGCATGTGCAATAATCAAATGGTGGAGATAATCCATGTCATCCTGGCCAGGTTCTTTTAGTAGAGCAGAATTGTTGGCATATAAAAACTAGGAAGGAGGTCTTTGCCAGTTAGATGGCCAGGCCTTTGGTGGTAGAAGGCGACTCCAGTAATGTGAAGCATGCCCCAAAAAACTCTGCTCAGGCAATCTCGACCATCTGATTAGCAGCCATCAAATGGACAAACAATATTGCCACCCCAAATGCTCCACTTCCAAATCTTGATCGCCGAAATTACAGAACCGACGTTCATCCGTTTCGCAACAATATCCAACCAAATTAGGATCTGGAAGACATCCAAACACCATACTGTTATAAGAGAGCCTGATGCCTGGTTCCTTTCATTTCAATTCTCATttaagaggaattatatgattctTTAGGCTTCCAGTTTGTACATGTGGAGCCCATGtttccatgatccagaccgttggtctgaaGTGACAGGCCAATGCggaccatgcccaaaaatcaATACTCGTATCGGACAATCCACCGGTCGCCTTTTTAACTTGAATGTGGATAGCTGATGTACCCATTTTTAAATAGAGAAGCTAGGATTGAGCTGTTGagtagatttttggggcatggcccatccaacctgttgcaaACACTCACATGGTCTCAATCACTGACCCAGGCCCCATTTGTGCATATCCATCAGATAGTTCTTGTCACCTTAAAATAGTAAAACACATTCACATCTAATCAATTATAATAAACTTATGCAACTTTTCGGATTTTTTAATGCGGGGTTTTTAGTTATAACAGATAATAATACCCCCCTTAAAACCCAAAAATCCCACAACTGATTCAAGCTGATCGGATTATTTCCATGATTATTCAAAACAGATTTTAAGCTATGAGAAAGAACACACCAAAAACAAGATTTTATTGGATTGGATTGTTTTCCAAAATTTGGGTTTTGTTTACATGACAATAGAATTTATGATGCATGAAAATCAAGATACGAGGAGACCCCTCAGCATGTAGCAGGCGAATGTTTGCTCCCCGACCTACCAAGACTCCCTGTGAGAGTTGGACATCGAATCCTCTTCTCCCCATGCATGCCAACACTACACCAAAAATGCTATTTAGGAACAGTAATGTTTTTAGTTCTGGGACATTTTAAGACCGTTCCAAATTTGGAGCAGTTTTTAAGGTGttcccaagcaaaaaaaaaaaaaaaaaaaaccctatttcCATTGCAGCTGcacccaatctctctctccccactcCCTCACTCCTTCAGTCcctccctctcgatctctctcccgctccctcactccctctctatcgatctctctccctctccctcactccctccctctcgatctctctccctatctctctcccgCTCCCTCACTCCCGATCTGcctccctctcgatctctctccctctctttcttgcTCCCTCACTCccaccctctctatctctctccctctctcttccgcTCCCTCACTCCCGATCTCTGTCCCTCTCGATCTCTGCAGCTGCAGAAGATCGCAGATCGATCGACCTTCACTCCATCCACTTGTTTCCGAGCAGATTTTCTGTCGTTCCACCGCCTCTGAGGCAAGGAATCTTCGATCTCAGTTTCCATTTTCATGAAATATGGTTTCGATTCTCGATCTCGTATCCCATTTTGGAGGTTAGTTTTGCTGAGATTTATTTTCCAGTTTGGTTTGGTGATTTTCGTATTAATATCTGCATATCTAGTGTTATACCGCCTCTGAGACGTCTCCGAGCTGTTCTGTTTCTGAATAAGAGTTGCTCAGGCTGATTCAGAGTGGTATGGGTTGTTGGTGATAAGGCTGGGCTCATGGTGAAGGGAGTGTCTGTATGCTGCTACAATTCTCTCCTTGCTCTTCCAGATTGGTTGTTCACAAATGTAGTGGTTTTGGTGATCTGCTAGGAGCTGATTGCATTATGATGCAGCTGGTATCTCATCAAGATAGCACGGTTCTTGTTACTGTCGCAGGATACAGGTTATGAAGCTGAGTGCGAATTCTTTTCCGGGCTACCTACAGATAATTATCCTTTCTAGGCTTGATTTGGGATATTTATATGCATGGAAAGGAATTTGGTTTTAGGGCTTCATCGACAAGTCGCTGTTCTTTTCTTTGCATAGatctggccactcattcatttgCATAGATCCCATGTAATGGGCTAGGCCTTCACAAGTCTCATCATGATTTGGGTGATCTCTTGTTTTGGTTAATTAATATCTGTTAGATTGGCATGGTGTTTGTATGGTAGCCCATTACATGCAGGTGTCTAGATCAATGTACTAGACAGTCCAAATGCAACCAGTCCGGGTCCTGTAATAATTACATTACAAAAGGCCTgaaggaagtggattgcatcctgTAATCAATGTATTAGACAGTCCAAATGCACCCAAAACCAAGTCTGACTTAGACTACGAATGTCCCTTGAGTTGGGTAATATCAAGTTGTGTCCGTGAGTTCTAAAACTATGCACATTGAAGCCACTGAAGATTGGAAGGTGGACTGAAGAATGCCATAGCTTGGGTCTCTAAAACTGTCCAAATGTTTTGcattctgtgagaaattgaaggtgcactctgtgtttgagaaaatgtctcaCATGCTctaactcagctcgaactggcccgagttgctgaccgaattgagccgagctggccagtcagactCGAGGACCGAACTGAGCTGGCCAATCTTGTGTTTGAATCTCACCCTAGTTGTTGCTGGTGGTAGTGTTCTTGCTCTTATTGTCAATGTGGCTACTTGTACTACTGTTAGGAGATAGAAACATGGGCAAAGAAACAAATCGAACCTGTCCTACGTCCATGCATTCAACACCCTTGTAGCTACGATAAACCCATCCCAagaaacaactaaggaaagaagCATGCTCACCATCTCCTTGTAGCCACCCAATGCATGTTTCTTCTTCAAAGCATCAATGATTTCCACAGCATAGAGGAAAGGCATGTTGGGCATTCCTGAAATCAAACAGAGAACATTAATACTCACAAATATATtatggaggtttgctaattctaGACAAGGGCACATATGGAAATATGAAACACAGGTGTGAGATAGCTTTCTGTAAGATTGGAAATAATGCGTATACCTTCTGCCTAAAAAATCAGACAATTTCACTCTTCAGGTGGGTCACAACATACAaagtaaattgatgattgaaCTTGTTTTTcctctagccattcatttgtctTGATATGTCGTGGCCAACCTGAGGTGTAGGATTGCCTGATTGAATccagaagatctaaacaatgTATCTCACCTAATGGAATGCTCAAATCATAGACATATTACAATGTAGACATGTTCCCGAGTGTGGATGTGTGCGGCTCCCACACATATTGTTGAATTACCAAACCTCTTGTATTATGTATAGAAAACATATCTAGTCAATTGAATTTGAGGTCCGTTACTTGAGCCATTCATGTTTCACATACAAAAGGATGGTCAAGACAATCCATCTGATCAGGCCTGTAGCAGATCAAGGATTATGCTTACATCATATTGGTAGGACAAACCTATCCATCTAATTGGTGGGGTGTTCATAGTTCAAACAggtgttaaaaaagaaaatatcatcaaCATGAGCATGTATAGAAAAACATGATGGTATTCGGGAATGTAGTAGCCGTTGTATGGCTTGCAACAGATATGGCAGGAACATGAAGCTTGCAGAAGCAGTGCACCTATACTTCATGGTTCCCAAGATTTTCCAATACAGTTCTCATGGACTGGTACAGAGTGCCCTTTCTTCAATCCAATCTGATCCTTTTTTTCTTCGGAAAACATTACCAATTAGTCACTTAAACCTTTTTGTAATCTCATTTCTATGACCCGTAAATGCTTCTAACATCTTAAACTGCAACTAGACCTCTTTCTTGCTCCCTTCTTCATGTGTCTTTCTAAAATTCAAGTATAAATGTCGTTGATAGAGTACTTCACGGAAGTTCCATTATGTGTTCAGCCCCACTATTCACAGCAAATGTGCATCATCATTGGGACCATTGGCCCGAAAGTCATGGtgattgaataatcctaaccatttgatcatttGCAAGTTTGAAACATTAAATTTGGATTGCTGCGCATTCTTAGCTCATCTTTTTGTCAATATCCATTTGCAGCCTACTAAGCAGGTATGACTCATCCACAAGTGAGCAACTAGGACGATGGCTGTTCTTGAAATACACATGCTGCAAGCAGGCTACATGTGCCAGAATGGAAAATGCGTctgagatccaacccgtccaaccagCAAGTCCCACCACCTGTGCCTAAGCCAAAAAGCAGGCCACTCCATGtaaattttttgtttatttttttaaaggcccACTCCATTTTTTTTTACCACACATACAGAGAAATTCATTTAAGGAGGCAACCAGGAATCTCAAACTGATGCAGTTTTGTGCACTATAGACATCCATTGTAGTGTGTAGGGTCCATTTGTAAAGCAGAaagttgaaatgaaaaaaatacatGTTCATTGCAACAAACCCAAACATACACTACATATTTTTtccattttgaatttgattttttttaatgatatgttTCTTAGACATGTTCTTATGCATGTCGCATTCTCTTGTAAGGTTTTGATCATCACATCCTATTGATCAACATTGCGCAAAAGATGATTATGAATTGATCACCTGCCAGCAACGGTATGTCCGTACCACAACTTATTGTTCCCTAACATAtttcctgccaacatgccacttATGTAGGAAATCAGTACTACAAAAAACTATAGGCCCACAAAATAACAAGTTTAGGGGATCCCACAAAATCACCATTAAGAATTAATCTTTAATCCCAATTTTGGCAGGCTCCATTCCTTCTCCCATGTGATTcatataataaaccattaccaaacaatctatttttgaaaaaaaaaaaactcgtagAGATGCCAAACAACCTCTTAGTATAATTTTGAGATAGGGGTTAAAACTTGTAGAGATGCCAAACAACCTCTTGCTAACTCAAAATTTACGTTCTTACAGTCCGAGCACTTCAAGGCCTGTGGAGGAATGACTTGGTGGCATTAAAGGGATCATGCCCAAATTGTGGGCAGGAGATTGATTGCCATTAATCTCAAATTATGCAGTTTAGAACTTCTACAAGCTCGCCTTTCAATATTCTTCCTAACTATATGCTCAGTCAGCTTTGCTGCACAAACATCATGGAACTCTCCCTTCCAATACAAAAGTTGTTTTTCTTCCTTGCAAGTCTTTGCATCCGTTTGGGCAGAACAAACCAGTCAATCACCTCATAAAGCAGATAGCCATGTGTGTGAGTGCACCCTGG is a genomic window containing:
- the LOC131255876 gene encoding pentatricopeptide repeat-containing protein At3g62890-like, giving the protein MLPSLSSLQHPPFQKPHQNQPNPQIQPSDLLHSFTTPFQLKQIHAHIIKTNNSISTLPLQRVAHVCGLSRSSFDYARQIIHCVKIPEIILWNSCLKSLAEGDSPEDTVHLFYRLRQVDLLPDTFTCSFVLKACSRIPSLSDGRIVHGFVEKLGFRTDLFLQNTIIHMYACCGVLDDARLLFEKMPQRDVVSWNILITQFTKQGEMGTAKELFDEMPERSVTSWTAMIAGYVQCGNPAESIRLFGEMEEAGARPNEVTVVAVLAACADLGALDLGKRVHEYSDQCGFQRNVRICNTLIDMYIKCGCLEITQKVFNKMEERTVVSWSAMIGGLAMHGKGKEALELFSKMSRIGIRPNSVTFIGLLHACSHMGLVEDGRQYFATMTKDYGIIPQIEHYGCMVDLLSRAGLLQEAHEFIKNMAIKPNGVVWGALLGGCRVHKDIEMGEEVIEHLQELDPLNDGYYVVLSNIYAEAGRWEDAAKVRRLMRVRGVKKTPGWSSITIDGVVHEFVAGDSTHPQAEEIYEKWEELLEQLKLRGYVPDTSVVLLDMDENEKEHVLYRHSEKLAVVFALMNTPPKTPIRIMKNLRVCSDCHAALKLISNIADRQIVVRDRNRFHCFKDGLCSCRDYW